A stretch of Schistocerca nitens isolate TAMUIC-IGC-003100 chromosome 6, iqSchNite1.1, whole genome shotgun sequence DNA encodes these proteins:
- the LOC126262527 gene encoding uncharacterized protein LOC126262527, whose protein sequence is MKVVQLVAVLLAVVAGGRAGLLRVPRVYNALISTNQRLAPSRADTVSLPVVGPVALLPAAAIVAEEAAPPPAAKNASEAEAAANHTAAALVAPLAVYSPYYYSAYSYHYNPYLVPPLLHYGYNYLPLPLTVPVPLAVAHPAPAPGAADKPDQKSGGDAKADADKEAVTVEAN, encoded by the coding sequence GTGGTGCAGCTGGTGGCGGTGTTGCTGGCGGTGGTGGCTGGCGGGCGCGCGGGCCTGCTGCGCGTGCCGCGCGTCTACAACGCGCTCATCTCGACCAACCAGCGGCTGGCGCCGAGCCGCGCCGACACCGTCTCGCTGCCCGTGGTGGGGCCGGTGgcgctgctgcccgccgccgccatcGTAGCCGAGGAGGCGGCGCCGCCCCCGGCCGCCAAGAACGCctcggaggcggaggcggcggccaaCCACACGGCGGCCGCGCTCGTGGCGCCGCTCGCCGTCTACAGCCCGTACTACTACTCGGCGTACTCGTATCACTACAACCCGTACCTGGTGCCGCCGCTGCTGCACTACGGCTACAACTACCTGCCGCTGCCGCTGACGGTGCCCGTGCCGCTGGCCGTCGCCCACCCCGCgccggcgccgggggcggcggacAAGCCCGACCAGAAGAGCGGCGGCGACGCCAAGGCCGACGCCGACAAGGAGGCCGTCACCGTGGAGGCCAACTGA